A window of the Arachis duranensis cultivar V14167 chromosome 5, aradu.V14167.gnm2.J7QH, whole genome shotgun sequence genome harbors these coding sequences:
- the LOC107487191 gene encoding cinnamoyl-CoA reductase-like SNL6 → MAPSFDHTAQTVCVMDASAHLGFALVHTLLHRGYTVHASFQTQGEDMLKGISTDPNKLKIFRSDPFDYQSIMDSLKGCSALFYSFQPPSDQPDYDEYMADVEVRAAHNVLEACAQTETIEKVVFTSSATAVVWREDRKTMELDLDERHWSDVNFCRKFKLWHAMSKTMAEKTAWALAMDRGMNMVSINAGLLMSPDLSISNPYLRGAAEMYEDGVFVTVDLPFLVDAHICVYEDVSSYGRYLCFNHIINTQDDALRLARILTPDAASSMPQREECGKSFIEQRISNKKLNKLMVDFEA, encoded by the exons ATGGCACCCTCATTCGACCACACCGCTCAAACCGTTTGTGTAATGGACGCTTCGGCCCATTTGGGCTTCGCCCTTGTCCACACACTCCTTCATAGGGGCTACACCGTTCATGCCTCCTTTCAAACACAAG GGGAAGATATGTTGAAGGGGATTTCTACTGACCCAAACAAGCTTAAGATATTCCGCTCAGACCCGTTTGATTATCAAAGCATAATGGATTCCCTTAAAGGCTGCTCTGCTTTGTTCTACTCTTTTCAACCTCCTTCTGATCAACCTGATTATGAT GAATACATGGCTGACGTGGAGGTAAGGGCTGCACACAACGTGCTTGAAGCTTGTGCACAGACAGAAACCATTGAGAAAGTTGTTTTTACATCCTCGGCCACCGCTGTTGTTTGGAGAGAGGATCGTAAAACCATGGAACTAGACTTGGACGAGAGGCATTGGAGCGATGTCAATTTCTGTCGTAAATTCAAG TTGTGGCATGCAATGTCAAAGACGATGGCAGAGAAGACAGCGTGGGCCCTAGCAATGGACAGAGGGATGAATATGGTGTCAATCAACGCAGGTCTTTTGATGTCCCCTGATCTCTCCATCAGCAACCCTTACCTCAGAGGAGCCGCTGAGATGTACGAGGATGGTGTCTTCGTAACCGTTGATCTTCCTTTTCTCGTCGACGCACACATCTGTGTCTACGAGGATGTCTCATCCTACGGTCGTTATTTGTGCTTCAATCATATTATTAACACCCAAGACGATGCCCTTCGCCTCGCCCGCATCTTGACCCCTGATGCTGCTTCTTCCATGCCTCAAAG AGAGGAGTGTGGGAAGAGTTTTATAGAGCAGAGAATAAGCAACAAGAAGCTGAACAAGTTGATGGTAGACTTTGAGGCTTGA